A window of the Brassica oleracea var. oleracea cultivar TO1000 chromosome C1, BOL, whole genome shotgun sequence genome harbors these coding sequences:
- the LOC106336473 gene encoding uncharacterized protein LOC106336473, with the protein MTMIYPPEDETVGYYLKMMLDKRNKWPSNFLRSEDVYCVNPRTHFNTQEPLILHDGRYLFVNRTESSGKTDGCDSGCWRIMGRDKLIKSEKSVEILGFKRVFRFCEKNEEKPKSFFKFSWEKAEEKEKRRARDKRVWVMEEYRLASKWKQDYVICKIRLLNPNPLEFMLSNHVRG; encoded by the coding sequence ATGACGATGATTTATCCACCAGAGGATGAAACCGTCGGTTATTATCTGAAGATGATGCTCGATAAAAGAAACAAGTGGCCTAGCAACTTCCTCCGAAGCGAAGACGTGTACTGCGTCAACCCACGGACGCATTTCAATACTCAAGAACCTTTGATCCTACACGATGGACGATACTTGTTCGTTAACCGAACAGAGAGTTCTGGTAAAACCGATGGATGTGACTCTGGTTGCTGGAGGATCATGGGTCGTGATAAACTGATCAAGTCGGAGAAGAGCGTGGAGATTCTAGGGTTCAAGAGAGTTTTCAGGTTCTGTGAAAAGAATGAGGAGAAGCCAAAATCGTTTTTTAAGTTCAGCTGGGAGAAGGCAGAGGAGAAGGAGAAGAGACGAGCAAGAGACAAGAGGGTTTGGGTGATGGAAGAGTATAGGCTTGCGAGTAAATGGAAACAAGATTACGTGATCTGCAAGATTCGGCTTCTGAATCCAAACCCACTAGAGTTTATGTTATCCAACCATGTTCGAGGTTAG